Proteins encoded within one genomic window of Bacillus sp. F19:
- a CDS encoding pyrimidine-nucleoside phosphorylase has product MRIVDLIEKKRDGKELTKEEISFIVKGYTNGDIPDYQMSALTMAIYFKGMTKQERAQLTMEMVHSGDTIDLSKIEGIKVDKHSTGGVGDTTTLVLGPLVAAVGVPVAKMSGRGLGHTGGTIDKLEAVPGFHVEIENDEFIKLVNQNKIAVIGQSGNLTPADKKLYALRDVTATVDSIPLIASSIMSKKIAAGADAIVLDVKTGAGAFMKDLDDAKELAQAMVEIGNAVGRKTMAVISDMSQPLGYAIGNALEIKEAIDTLKGEGPEDLHELCLTLGSYMVFLAEKASSLEEARAMLEEVIQNGKALETLKIFLEAQGGDGSVVDDPSKMPQASYKVELEAKEDGYVSEIVADSVGVAAMWLGAGRATKESEIDLAVGLMLNKKIGDAVKKGDSLVTIYSNQQDVEQVKAKLYESIKVTADSVKAPPLVHDTIKE; this is encoded by the coding sequence ATGAGAATCGTTGACTTAATTGAAAAAAAACGTGACGGCAAGGAACTGACGAAAGAAGAAATCAGCTTTATTGTCAAAGGCTATACAAATGGCGATATTCCGGATTATCAAATGAGTGCTTTAACAATGGCGATCTATTTTAAAGGAATGACGAAGCAGGAGCGCGCTCAATTAACTATGGAAATGGTTCATTCAGGTGATACGATTGATCTAAGCAAGATCGAAGGCATTAAAGTAGATAAGCACAGCACAGGCGGCGTAGGCGATACAACCACTCTTGTGCTTGGACCTCTTGTTGCAGCAGTCGGCGTTCCGGTTGCCAAGATGTCCGGCCGTGGTCTTGGCCATACTGGGGGCACAATCGATAAGCTTGAAGCCGTCCCAGGCTTCCATGTTGAAATTGAAAATGATGAGTTCATCAAATTGGTCAACCAGAATAAAATTGCTGTCATTGGTCAAAGCGGAAACCTGACTCCAGCAGATAAAAAGCTTTACGCTTTGCGTGATGTAACAGCGACTGTTGACAGCATTCCGCTGATCGCAAGCTCGATTATGAGCAAAAAAATTGCTGCTGGTGCAGATGCCATCGTTCTTGATGTGAAAACAGGAGCAGGCGCATTTATGAAAGATCTTGATGATGCGAAAGAGCTTGCTCAGGCGATGGTCGAGATCGGAAACGCTGTCGGCCGTAAAACTATGGCTGTTATCTCAGACATGAGTCAGCCGCTCGGTTATGCAATCGGCAATGCATTAGAAATTAAAGAAGCGATTGATACATTAAAAGGCGAGGGACCTGAAGACCTTCATGAGCTTTGCTTAACGCTTGGAAGCTACATGGTGTTCTTGGCTGAAAAAGCATCATCACTTGAGGAAGCAAGAGCAATGCTTGAAGAAGTGATTCAAAACGGAAAAGCACTTGAAACGCTGAAGATCTTCTTAGAAGCTCAAGGCGGAGACGGTTCAGTTGTCGATGATCCAAGCAAGATGCCGCAGGCAAGCTACAAAGTAGAGCTTGAAGCAAAAGAAGACGGATACGTTTCTGAAATTGTGGCAGATTCTGTTGGAGTTGCTGCAATGTGGCTTGGTGCAGGACGAGCTACAAAAGAATCAGAAATTGATCTTGCTGTCGGCCTGATGCTGAATAAAAAAATTGGCGATGCAGTTAAAAAAGGCGACTCTCTTGTGACGATTTACAGTAACCAACAAGATGTGGAACAAGTAAAAGCCAAGCTTTATGAAAGCATTAAAGTAACAGCTGACTCAGTAAAAGCGCCGCCGCTTGTTCACGATACAATTAAAGAGTAA
- a CDS encoding purine-nucleoside phosphorylase, which translates to MNIQEIKQSAQYMKEKVKDLPEIGLILGSGLGVLAEEIENPVKIPYEQIPNFPVSTVEGHAGQLVFGALKGANVVAMQGRFHFYEGYDMKKVTFPVRVLKEMGVKTIIVTNAAGGVNESFEPGDLMIISDHINNMGTSPLIGPNDSDLDVRFPDMSQAYSRELRTLAKNAASELGIKVQEGVYVGNTGPAYETPAEVRLARVLGGDAVGMSTVPEVIVANHAGMKVLGISCISNMAAGILDQPLSHDEVMETTEKVKANFLNLVKKIVADIHESN; encoded by the coding sequence ATGAATATTCAAGAAATTAAGCAATCTGCACAATATATGAAAGAAAAAGTAAAAGACCTGCCTGAGATCGGATTGATTTTAGGATCCGGCCTTGGAGTCCTTGCTGAAGAAATAGAAAACCCGGTTAAAATTCCTTATGAGCAAATACCAAACTTCCCTGTTTCGACTGTAGAAGGCCATGCAGGGCAGCTCGTATTCGGCGCATTAAAAGGAGCTAACGTTGTTGCCATGCAAGGACGTTTCCACTTTTACGAAGGGTATGACATGAAAAAAGTGACGTTCCCGGTCCGTGTGCTGAAAGAAATGGGTGTAAAAACAATCATCGTTACAAATGCTGCGGGCGGCGTGAATGAATCGTTTGAACCGGGTGATTTAATGATTATTTCCGATCATATAAATAATATGGGGACTAGCCCATTAATCGGACCGAATGATTCTGATCTAGACGTCCGTTTCCCTGACATGTCGCAGGCTTACAGCAGAGAGCTCAGAACCCTTGCTAAAAATGCAGCTTCAGAGCTTGGTATTAAAGTTCAGGAAGGTGTATATGTAGGAAACACAGGACCTGCATATGAAACACCTGCAGAGGTGCGTCTTGCACGTGTGCTTGGAGGAGATGCCGTCGGTATGTCTACAGTGCCTGAAGTAATCGTAGCCAATCATGCAGGGATGAAAGTGCTTGGAATTTCATGCATCTCAAATATGGCAGCCGGTATTTTAGATCAGCCATTATCACATGATGAAGTGATGGAAACGACTGAAAAAGTAAAAGCTAATTTCTTGAATCTGGTTAAAAAGATTGTTGCAGACATACACGAATCAAACTGA
- a CDS encoding D-alanyl-D-alanine carboxypeptidase: protein MKRLLSTVALSTMILTIASPALAEEGSVKLADQARSAVLIERDTGNILYDKNSDEKLPPASMTKIMTMLLIMEEIDKGQLKMDEKVRTSEYAASMGGSQIFLEPGEEMTVNEMLKGIAIASGNDASVAMAERISGSEDAFVEKMNKRAKELGLKNTSFQNPTGLPEKEHYSTAHDMAVMAKELLKFEGITKYTGQYEDYLRQDTDKKFWLVNTNRLVKFYKGVDGVKTGFTNEAKYCLTATAKKGNMRVIAVIMGAPTPKDRNAQVTKMLDYAFSQYETHPLFKRNEVVAKMKISKGNSKNLNLVTSEPISVLTKRGGSVKDITQEVVMKQNLQAPLKKGDELGKLILKKDNKIVVESPLVAEGDIEQAGWWTLFKRVLGDFTKSG from the coding sequence ATGAAACGTCTACTATCAACCGTAGCGCTAAGCACCATGATATTAACCATTGCATCACCGGCATTAGCAGAAGAAGGTTCTGTAAAGCTTGCAGATCAAGCAAGATCAGCTGTGCTGATTGAACGTGACACCGGAAACATTCTATATGATAAAAACAGTGATGAGAAACTTCCTCCAGCTAGTATGACTAAAATTATGACGATGCTGCTGATCATGGAAGAGATTGATAAAGGCCAGCTGAAAATGGATGAAAAAGTCCGTACGAGCGAATATGCTGCATCTATGGGCGGGTCTCAAATATTCCTTGAGCCCGGAGAAGAAATGACAGTGAATGAAATGCTGAAAGGGATTGCGATTGCCTCAGGCAACGATGCTTCAGTAGCTATGGCTGAGAGAATTTCAGGGTCTGAAGATGCGTTTGTTGAAAAAATGAACAAACGGGCAAAAGAGCTTGGACTAAAAAATACGTCCTTTCAAAACCCGACAGGTCTTCCTGAAAAAGAACATTACAGTACAGCACATGATATGGCCGTCATGGCAAAAGAGCTATTAAAATTTGAAGGCATAACAAAATACACAGGTCAGTATGAGGATTATTTACGTCAGGATACAGACAAGAAATTCTGGCTGGTCAATACAAATCGCCTTGTGAAATTTTATAAAGGCGTAGATGGCGTTAAAACAGGATTTACGAACGAAGCTAAATATTGTTTAACCGCTACAGCCAAAAAAGGAAACATGCGTGTGATTGCTGTCATTATGGGTGCACCAACACCAAAGGACCGCAATGCACAGGTTACCAAGATGCTTGATTACGCATTCAGCCAATATGAAACACATCCTTTATTTAAACGCAATGAAGTTGTGGCTAAGATGAAAATCAGCAAAGGGAACAGTAAAAATCTAAACCTAGTGACTTCAGAGCCTATTTCTGTTTTGACGAAAAGGGGCGGAAGTGTCAAAGATATCACTCAGGAAGTCGTGATGAAGCAGAATTTGCAGGCTCCTTTGAAAAAAGGGGATGAACTTGGAAAACTGATATTGAAAAAAGACAATAAAATTGTTGTGGAAAGCCCGCTTGTTGCTGAGGGCGACATTGAACAGGCTGGCTGGTGGACTCTCTTTAAACGAGTGCTTGGGGATTTCACGAAATCTGGCTGA
- the deoB gene encoding phosphopentomutase: MSDYTYKRIFLIVMDSVGIGEAPDAADFGDTGSNTLGHIAEHMNGLQMPHMAKLGLSNIEEIQGIPVQERPKAFYTKMKEASNGKDTMTGHWEIMGLHIETPFKVFPDGFPDELIQALEEKTGRKIIGNKPASGTEILDELGEEHMKTGALIVYTSADSVLQIAAHEDIVPIEEQLKICEMAREMTLDEKYMVGRVIARPFVGNPGNFQRTPNRHDYALKPFERTVMNELKDGGLDVIAIGKISDIYDGEGITDALRTKSNMDGMDKIAETAGRDFTGLSFVNLVDFDALFGHRRDPKGYGLALQEYDARLPELLSKLKEDDLLIITADHGNDPVHHGTDHTREYVPMLAYSPRFASGSELPVSETFADIGATIADNFKVNMPKHGKSFLQELKN; the protein is encoded by the coding sequence ATGTCTGATTATACATATAAAAGAATATTTCTCATTGTCATGGATTCAGTGGGAATCGGCGAAGCGCCTGATGCAGCGGATTTTGGCGACACTGGTTCAAACACGCTTGGCCACATTGCAGAACATATGAACGGCCTGCAAATGCCGCACATGGCGAAGCTTGGCTTGAGCAATATAGAAGAAATTCAGGGTATCCCTGTACAGGAAAGACCAAAAGCTTTCTATACGAAAATGAAGGAAGCGTCTAACGGCAAAGATACGATGACAGGCCATTGGGAAATCATGGGCCTTCATATTGAAACACCATTTAAAGTATTCCCGGATGGCTTCCCTGATGAATTAATCCAGGCACTAGAAGAAAAAACAGGCAGAAAAATCATCGGCAACAAACCTGCTTCAGGAACTGAAATTTTAGATGAACTGGGCGAAGAGCACATGAAAACAGGAGCTCTTATCGTTTATACCTCTGCAGATTCTGTTTTGCAAATTGCAGCTCATGAAGACATTGTTCCAATTGAAGAGCAGCTTAAAATTTGTGAAATGGCACGAGAAATGACACTTGATGAAAAGTATATGGTTGGCCGCGTGATTGCTCGTCCTTTTGTGGGAAATCCGGGGAACTTCCAAAGAACGCCAAACCGCCATGATTATGCCTTAAAGCCATTTGAGAGAACGGTCATGAATGAGCTGAAGGACGGAGGTCTGGATGTCATTGCGATTGGTAAAATCTCTGATATTTATGACGGAGAAGGAATTACAGATGCGCTTCGCACGAAATCGAACATGGATGGCATGGACAAGATTGCTGAAACAGCAGGTCGAGACTTCACTGGTCTGAGCTTTGTAAACCTTGTAGACTTTGACGCACTGTTCGGCCACAGACGCGATCCAAAAGGCTACGGCCTGGCTCTTCAAGAGTATGATGCGCGTCTTCCTGAACTGCTCTCTAAATTAAAAGAGGATGATTTATTAATTATTACAGCTGACCACGGCAATGACCCTGTTCATCATGGGACAGACCATACACGTGAATATGTTCCGATGCTCGCATACAGTCCGAGATTTGCAAGCGGTTCTGAGCTTCCGGTCAGCGAAACGTTTGCAGATATCGGGGCTACCATTGCTGACAACTTTAAAGTGAACATGCCAAAGCACGGTAAAAGTTTCTTGCAGGAATTAAAGAATTAA
- the spoIIAB gene encoding anti-sigma F factor codes for MKNEMNLQFSALSQNESFARVTVAAFIAQLDPTLDELTEIKTVVSEAVTNAIIHGYDNDPSGIVYISATLEDSVVRLSIRDEGMGIPDVEEARQPLYTTKPELERSGMGFTIMENFMDEVQIESSKSRGTAVKLTKHLSKSKALVN; via the coding sequence ATGAAAAATGAAATGAACCTTCAATTTTCAGCGCTCAGCCAAAATGAATCCTTTGCCCGAGTTACCGTTGCAGCATTTATTGCTCAGCTTGATCCTACACTTGATGAGTTAACTGAAATCAAGACAGTTGTCTCAGAAGCCGTGACCAATGCCATTATTCATGGCTATGACAATGATCCGAGCGGTATTGTTTACATCTCGGCAACACTCGAGGACAGTGTCGTCAGGTTGTCTATCAGAGATGAGGGTATGGGAATTCCTGATGTAGAGGAAGCAAGACAGCCACTATATACGACAAAGCCGGAACTTGAACGATCAGGTATGGGTTTTACCATCATGGAGAATTTCATGGATGAAGTGCAGATTGAATCATCAAAATCACGGGGTACAGCGGTAAAGCTTACTAAACACTTATCGAAAAGCAAAGCTTTAGTAAATTAA
- the spoIIAA gene encoding anti-sigma F factor antagonist, translating into MSLAVELDVKQSVLCIRLIGELDHHTAEELRQKVTEILASEDIQHIVLNLEQLSFMDSSGLGVILGRYKQVKQFGGEMVVCAISPSVKRLFDMSGLFKIIRLEPSEEKALMTLGVAS; encoded by the coding sequence ATGAGTCTAGCAGTAGAGCTTGATGTAAAGCAATCTGTCCTGTGCATTCGACTGATCGGAGAATTGGATCATCACACGGCGGAGGAATTACGGCAGAAAGTGACAGAAATCCTTGCATCAGAGGACATCCAGCATATCGTTCTGAACTTAGAGCAATTATCCTTTATGGACAGCTCTGGTTTAGGCGTGATTCTTGGAAGATATAAGCAAGTCAAGCAATTTGGCGGAGAAATGGTCGTTTGTGCGATTTCACCTTCAGTAAAAAGACTGTTTGATATGTCTGGACTGTTTAAAATTATTCGTCTGGAGCCATCGGAGGAAAAAGCGCTGATGACATTGGGGGTGGCTTCATGA
- the sigF gene encoding RNA polymerase sporulation sigma factor SigF produces MDVEVKNDISKTQLKDHEVKELIKRSQQGDQSARDTIVEKNMRLVWSVVQRFLNRGYEADDLFQIGCIGLLKSVDKFDLSYDVKFSTYAVPMIIGEIQRFIRDDGTVKVSRSLKELGNKIRRAKDDLSKSLGKVPTVSEIAAYLEITSEEVILAQEAVRAPSSIHETVYENDGDPITLLDQIADSGETKWFDKIVLKDAIKELDEREKLIVYLRYYKDQTQSEVAERLGISQVQVSRLEKKILQQMKDRMDQ; encoded by the coding sequence ATGGATGTGGAGGTCAAGAACGATATCTCAAAAACACAGTTAAAGGACCATGAAGTAAAAGAATTGATTAAGCGCAGCCAGCAGGGCGATCAATCAGCCAGAGATACCATTGTTGAGAAAAATATGCGTCTTGTGTGGTCTGTTGTTCAGAGATTTTTAAATCGGGGCTATGAAGCTGATGATCTGTTTCAAATCGGCTGCATCGGTCTTTTGAAATCGGTTGATAAATTTGATTTATCGTACGATGTTAAATTTTCAACCTACGCTGTACCGATGATTATTGGTGAAATTCAACGCTTTATCAGAGATGACGGCACAGTTAAAGTGAGCCGTTCCCTAAAAGAACTGGGCAATAAAATCAGAAGAGCTAAAGATGATCTATCAAAATCATTAGGCAAGGTGCCGACTGTTTCCGAAATCGCAGCCTACCTTGAAATCACATCCGAAGAAGTCATTCTTGCACAAGAAGCGGTACGCGCACCTTCCTCAATCCATGAAACCGTTTATGAAAATGACGGTGATCCTATCACTCTCCTTGATCAAATAGCTGATTCAGGAGAGACCAAGTGGTTTGATAAAATCGTCCTTAAGGATGCAATCAAAGAGCTTGATGAACGTGAAAAGCTGATTGTTTACTTAAGGTATTACAAGGACCAGACGCAATCAGAAGTTGCTGAGCGGCTTGGCATATCGCAAGTGCAAGTATCGAGGCTCGAAAAGAAAATTCTTCAGCAGATGAAAGACCGCATGGATCAATAA
- a CDS encoding stage V sporulation protein AA, translated as MEKTVYIRLRHRVQVYPDDCITVSKIAQIVAGKQLRDMIGELEVHQVQPSDKNIVVIDVMRVLSAVHKTDPDIDVQSVGPAQTIVEIVYQKKTFSPVLFALVWLLLFVGAALAIMNFHEDVSMQLVHKRLYTIITGETSEHPLLLQIPYSIGLGLGMILFFNHLFKKRINEEPSPLEVEMFNYQLDMDMYVSMKENKESMKKIDDN; from the coding sequence ATGGAAAAAACGGTGTACATCAGACTGCGTCATCGCGTACAAGTCTATCCGGACGATTGTATAACCGTCTCTAAGATTGCCCAAATTGTTGCGGGGAAACAGCTTCGCGACATGATTGGAGAGCTTGAGGTTCACCAAGTTCAGCCGAGCGATAAAAACATTGTAGTGATAGATGTCATGCGTGTGCTGTCTGCAGTACATAAAACAGATCCTGATATAGATGTTCAGTCAGTTGGGCCAGCACAGACGATTGTTGAGATTGTGTATCAGAAGAAAACGTTTTCGCCTGTTTTATTCGCACTCGTATGGCTCCTCCTCTTTGTAGGAGCAGCTCTTGCGATTATGAACTTTCACGAAGACGTCAGCATGCAGCTTGTGCACAAGCGTCTTTATACCATTATTACAGGTGAGACATCCGAACATCCCCTCCTACTGCAAATTCCTTATTCCATAGGCTTAGGTTTAGGGATGATTCTTTTCTTCAATCACCTTTTCAAGAAGAGAATTAATGAAGAGCCCAGTCCACTTGAAGTGGAAATGTTCAACTACCAGCTTGATATGGATATGTACGTATCTATGAAAGAAAATAAAGAGAGTATGAAGAAAATTGATGACAATTAA